One genomic window of Mucilaginibacter sp. SJ includes the following:
- a CDS encoding Bax inhibitor-1/YccA family protein: protein MEFKESKYNFDNVIEVRDQSEVASRRFMAGVFSWMFVALGVSAITVYLFLNMGLIGLIVAPTGGLTGFGYFALFSPLAFSLVMQFGYNRISYPVLVLLFVAYATLIGISLSLIFLIYTSASILGVFITASVTFGIMGIAGYTTQMDLTKFGSIMYILFIGIFVASLANFFMHSEQMSYIISYIGIAVFTGLTAYYMQMLKRIGAGIEYGDASSKKLALMGALTLYITLINLFFMLLRLFGRRR, encoded by the coding sequence ATGGAATTTAAAGAATCTAAATACAACTTCGATAATGTAATCGAAGTTAGGGATCAATCAGAAGTTGCTTCACGCAGGTTTATGGCCGGCGTTTTCAGCTGGATGTTCGTTGCGCTTGGCGTATCAGCAATAACAGTTTATCTGTTTTTAAATATGGGCCTGATCGGCCTGATCGTTGCACCAACCGGCGGTCTTACAGGTTTTGGCTATTTTGCGCTGTTTTCGCCACTGGCGTTTTCATTGGTAATGCAATTTGGCTATAACCGAATCTCTTATCCGGTATTGGTGCTGCTTTTCGTAGCTTATGCAACGCTTATTGGCATTAGCTTAAGTTTGATATTTCTGATCTACACATCTGCATCAATATTGGGTGTTTTCATTACCGCATCAGTAACTTTCGGTATTATGGGCATTGCCGGTTATACTACCCAGATGGATTTAACAAAGTTTGGTTCAATCATGTACATCCTGTTCATTGGGATTTTTGTAGCTTCATTAGCTAACTTCTTTATGCACAGCGAACAAATGAGTTACATCATCAGCTACATAGGCATAGCTGTATTTACTGGTTTAACTGCCTACTATATGCAAATGTTAAAACGCATTGGAGCAGGTATTGAATACGGTGATGCAAGCTCGAAAAAACTGGCCCTGATGGGTGCGCTAACATTGTACATCACACTGATCAACCTGTTTTTTATGCTCCTCCGTTTATTCGGCAGAAGAAGATAA
- the murQ gene encoding N-acetylmuramic acid 6-phosphate etherase, whose protein sequence is METTTERESHYKNLEKQTVREILENINNEDKTVPFAVEKALPQIEALATITAERMKNGGRLFYIGAGTSGRLGVVDASECPPTFGVPFDMVVGLIAGGDGAIRKAVEFAEDDTIQAWKDLEAFDINDKDVVVGIAASGTTPYVIGGLKTANEHNIVTGCIVCNSGSPVAAVAQYPVEVVTGPEFLTGSTRMKAGTAQKLVLNMLSTSVMIQLGRVKGNRMVDMQLSNHKLVNRGTRMVMDETGLNEEEAAGLLKQYGSVRSAVDHYLKK, encoded by the coding sequence ATGGAAACCACTACCGAAAGGGAATCGCACTATAAAAACCTCGAAAAACAAACCGTAAGGGAAATTTTAGAAAACATTAATAACGAGGATAAAACCGTTCCCTTTGCTGTGGAAAAGGCCTTGCCACAGATAGAAGCCCTGGCAACTATCACCGCAGAAAGGATGAAAAACGGCGGACGTTTATTTTACATAGGCGCCGGTACCAGTGGCCGTTTAGGCGTGGTTGATGCTTCAGAATGCCCGCCAACGTTCGGTGTTCCATTTGATATGGTTGTTGGGCTAATAGCCGGCGGCGATGGCGCGATCCGCAAAGCGGTAGAATTTGCTGAAGACGATACTATACAGGCCTGGAAAGATCTGGAAGCTTTCGACATTAATGATAAAGACGTAGTTGTTGGCATAGCCGCTTCGGGCACTACACCGTATGTGATCGGCGGCTTGAAAACGGCTAATGAGCACAATATAGTTACCGGCTGCATTGTTTGTAACAGCGGCAGCCCGGTAGCGGCTGTGGCACAGTACCCGGTTGAAGTAGTAACGGGCCCTGAGTTTTTAACAGGCTCAACCCGCATGAAGGCCGGTACCGCGCAAAAATTAGTTTTAAATATGCTGAGCACAAGTGTCATGATCCAGCTTGGCCGCGTAAAAGGGAACAGGATGGTTGATATGCAATTGAGCAACCACAAATTGGTGAACAGGGGCACCCGCATGGTAATGGACGAAACCGGGCTGAACGAAGAAGAAGCAGCCGGGCTACTGAAACAATACGGCAGCGTACGAAGCGCTGTTGATCATTATTTAAAAAAATAA
- a CDS encoding S41 family peptidase: MKRTAGVIFRTIILLLVGVMIGQVLNKDFAAHNLGFSFVSNSKIAKVLQLVDRNYVDSVNIDSIEGVSVNNLLQNLDPHSLYLPQQQAQSINERLDGGFNGIGIEYQLLRDTLIITQVYAGGPAEKAGLLVGSKVINVDDKKFSGSKLTATRINSVFRGEKDAEIKLSVVPPLSKGLKILTVKRGHVDLSSVDAAYMADANTGYIKISKFSATTDLDFRKALTALKVDGMNKLLLDLRGNGGGYLNAATSLADEFLTDGKLIVYTKGIHEPRTDYFATDSGMFQKGKLTVLIDEYSASASEILAGALQDLDRATIVGRRSFGKGLVQQQFAFDDGSAVNLTVARYYTPSGRSIQKSYKNGVDSYRNELAQRMQKGELFSEQSNLNDSAFKGTPSFHTSSGRKVFSGGGIMPDVFVPADTSKFTPLIQDLSQQQLFTAYVVDRQQQLLKKYPTEAEFLTQYAVSNDEVDKFILYVSQTIKEMDSHEVQISREPIKTILKAQAARFKWGDNAYFKVINTDDVTFKKGLEQ; this comes from the coding sequence ATGAAGAGGACCGCGGGTGTAATTTTCCGGACAATAATCCTGCTGCTGGTAGGGGTGATGATAGGCCAGGTGCTTAACAAGGATTTTGCCGCGCATAACCTTGGCTTCTCCTTTGTGAGCAATAGTAAAATAGCAAAGGTGTTGCAACTGGTTGACCGCAACTATGTTGACAGCGTTAATATCGATAGTATTGAAGGCGTGTCGGTAAATAACCTGCTTCAAAACCTTGATCCGCATTCGCTTTATTTACCGCAGCAGCAGGCGCAATCCATTAATGAGCGGTTAGACGGAGGTTTTAACGGTATCGGTATCGAATACCAGTTACTGCGTGATACGCTGATCATTACGCAGGTTTATGCCGGCGGTCCGGCCGAAAAAGCGGGCTTACTGGTAGGCAGTAAGGTGATCAATGTTGATGATAAAAAGTTTTCGGGCAGTAAGCTAACGGCCACCCGGATAAATAGCGTTTTCAGGGGTGAAAAGGATGCAGAAATAAAACTGAGTGTTGTGCCTCCGCTGAGCAAAGGTTTAAAAATACTTACGGTTAAACGGGGACATGTTGACCTAAGCAGCGTTGATGCCGCCTATATGGCCGATGCTAACACCGGCTATATCAAGATCAGTAAATTTTCGGCTACTACCGACCTCGATTTCAGAAAGGCTTTAACGGCGCTAAAGGTTGACGGTATGAATAAATTGCTGCTCGACCTGAGAGGCAATGGCGGTGGGTACCTTAATGCTGCTACTTCATTAGCCGATGAGTTTTTAACTGATGGAAAGCTGATAGTTTATACCAAAGGTATTCACGAGCCCCGCACTGATTACTTTGCCACCGATTCGGGCATGTTTCAGAAAGGGAAACTTACCGTGCTTATTGATGAATATTCGGCCTCGGCCAGTGAGATTTTAGCAGGGGCCCTGCAGGACCTTGACAGGGCTACTATTGTTGGTCGACGATCATTTGGTAAAGGCCTGGTACAGCAGCAGTTTGCTTTTGACGATGGTTCGGCAGTGAATCTAACAGTGGCCAGGTACTATACCCCTTCGGGCCGCTCTATCCAGAAATCATACAAAAACGGGGTTGACAGTTATCGCAATGAACTTGCCCAGCGCATGCAAAAAGGCGAACTTTTTTCAGAACAAAGCAATCTTAATGATAGTGCCTTTAAAGGCACCCCATCATTCCATACTTCAAGCGGGCGTAAAGTTTTTAGCGGCGGAGGCATTATGCCCGATGTTTTTGTACCGGCGGATACCAGCAAATTCACCCCGCTTATCCAGGACCTGAGCCAGCAGCAATTATTTACCGCTTACGTTGTTGACCGCCAGCAGCAATTGCTTAAAAAATACCCGACTGAAGCTGAGTTTTTAACTCAATATGCTGTTAGTAATGACGAGGTCGATAAATTTATACTGTATGTCTCGCAAACCATTAAAGAAATGGATTCGCACGAAGTACAGATCTCCAGGGAGCCGATAAAAACTATCCTGAAAGCCCAGGCGGCCCGCTTTAAATGGGGTGATAACGCCTACTTTAAAGTGATCAATACCGATGATGTAACCTTTAAAAAGGGGTTGGAGCAATAG
- a CDS encoding MFS transporter — MNQQPSAGNPVGRILTASLIGTTIEFFDFYIYATAAVLVFPKLFFPSADPTSATLESLATFALAFFARPLGAAIFGHFGDRKGRKATLVAALLTMGPSTVAIGLLPGYASIGIAAPVLLALFRFGQGLGLGGEWGGAVLLATENAPAHKKAWYGMFPQLGAPIGFLLSSGTFFILSKTMSEDNFLTYGWRIPFLASALLVWVGLYVRLKISETPEFTKMVNNNERSKVPVADVFVKHTAAITLGTLATVTTFLLFYLMTVFTLSWGTTALHYTKSSFLIIQMISMLAFGIGIPLSAVLADKYGRNNMLIVATICIIAFGLVFAPLFTSGSLVITAIFLSIGMFLMGLTYGPIGTALAGIFPPAVRYTGASLAFTLAGILGASLTPYLATTLAHSYGLAYVGYYLTAAAMITLLALVAAKKLMKQQAE; from the coding sequence ATGAATCAGCAGCCTTCTGCAGGGAATCCGGTTGGCCGGATCCTTACTGCAAGCCTCATCGGAACAACCATCGAGTTTTTTGATTTTTATATTTATGCCACTGCTGCGGTATTGGTATTTCCTAAGTTATTTTTCCCATCTGCAGATCCTACTTCGGCTACGCTCGAATCGCTGGCAACGTTTGCCTTAGCTTTTTTTGCGAGGCCATTGGGGGCAGCAATATTCGGGCATTTTGGTGATCGTAAAGGGCGTAAAGCCACATTGGTTGCAGCACTATTAACCATGGGGCCTTCAACCGTTGCCATCGGGCTTTTGCCCGGCTATGCTTCCATTGGTATCGCAGCGCCGGTACTGCTTGCCTTGTTTCGTTTTGGACAAGGGCTTGGGCTGGGGGGCGAATGGGGCGGTGCAGTATTACTGGCTACAGAAAATGCCCCGGCACATAAAAAAGCCTGGTACGGTATGTTTCCGCAATTGGGCGCACCTATAGGTTTCCTGTTATCGAGCGGTACGTTCTTTATCCTCAGTAAAACCATGAGCGAAGATAATTTCCTAACCTATGGTTGGCGCATACCGTTTCTTGCAAGCGCGTTGCTGGTTTGGGTTGGTCTTTACGTGCGGTTAAAAATATCCGAAACGCCCGAGTTTACAAAGATGGTTAATAATAATGAGCGTTCGAAAGTACCGGTTGCCGATGTTTTTGTAAAACATACTGCAGCTATTACGTTGGGTACGCTGGCAACTGTTACTACTTTTCTGCTATTTTATTTAATGACGGTATTTACGCTAAGCTGGGGTACTACAGCGTTGCATTATACTAAAAGCTCATTCCTCATTATACAAATGATCTCAATGCTGGCATTTGGAATAGGTATCCCGCTATCGGCTGTGCTGGCAGATAAGTATGGGCGTAATAACATGTTAATTGTAGCAACAATATGCATTATAGCGTTCGGGCTTGTGTTTGCGCCTTTGTTTACATCCGGAAGTTTAGTGATAACGGCTATCTTCTTGTCGATAGGAATGTTTCTGATGGGGCTTACGTATGGTCCGATAGGTACAGCGCTTGCAGGTATCTTTCCGCCGGCTGTTCGTTATACAGGTGCTTCTTTGGCTTTTACCCTGGCCGGTATTTTAGGGGCATCGCTTACACCATACCTGGCAACGACGCTGGCGCACAGTTACGGTCTTGCTTATGTAGGGTACTATCTTACAGCCGCAGCAATGATTACCTTATTAGCTTTAGTTGCGGCTAAAAAACTAATGAAACAGCAGGCCGAATAA
- a CDS encoding NAD(P)/FAD-dependent oxidoreductase: MKDFDVIIIGGSSAGLSAGMALGRAMRKVLIIDSGMPCNRQTPHSHNFFTRDGQTPHEILTIAREQTLKYPTITLLHSEATQCTPITNGFEVSTRSGETFSAKKIILAAGIKDQMPDIPGFAECWGISIIHYPYCHGYEYGYQPTGIFANGEMAFELAKLISNWTKDLILFTNGKSTLTEGQQSIISHNNIQIIEGEIAAFDHHDGQITTIHLQNGSEIKLKALYARLPFVQHSDIALQLGCSFTDQGHIEVDAQQKTTLPGVYACGDSASGIRSIANAVNSGTMAGVMANLELINEVFLPGK; this comes from the coding sequence ATGAAGGATTTTGATGTGATCATTATCGGCGGCAGCAGCGCCGGTTTATCTGCAGGCATGGCTTTGGGCCGTGCCATGCGTAAAGTATTAATTATTGATAGTGGCATGCCCTGCAACCGCCAAACGCCACACTCACACAATTTTTTTACCCGCGATGGTCAAACCCCGCACGAGATTTTGACTATTGCCCGCGAACAAACTTTAAAATACCCAACTATCACGCTGCTCCATAGCGAGGCCACGCAATGTACGCCAATAACCAACGGCTTTGAGGTTAGTACAAGATCCGGCGAAACATTCAGCGCAAAGAAGATTATCCTTGCTGCCGGTATTAAAGACCAAATGCCCGATATTCCCGGCTTCGCCGAATGTTGGGGAATATCGATTATACATTACCCTTATTGCCATGGTTATGAATACGGGTATCAACCTACAGGCATATTTGCTAACGGTGAAATGGCTTTTGAGCTGGCCAAACTTATTTCAAACTGGACAAAAGATCTCATTCTGTTTACTAACGGAAAATCAACTTTAACCGAAGGTCAGCAATCCATTATCAGTCATAATAATATACAAATTATTGAGGGGGAAATAGCAGCGTTTGATCATCATGACGGCCAGATAACTACCATCCATTTGCAAAACGGCTCCGAAATAAAACTTAAGGCATTATATGCGAGGCTCCCATTTGTGCAGCACAGTGATATTGCATTACAATTAGGCTGCTCATTTACCGATCAGGGCCATATTGAGGTTGATGCACAGCAAAAAACAACGTTACCCGGCGTTTACGCCTGCGGTGACAGCGCTTCGGGCATTCGCTCCATAGCCAATGCGGTTAATAGCGGCACAATGGCAGGTGTTATGGCAAATTTGGAATTGATTAATGAGGTTTTCCTGCCGGGAAAGTAG
- the der gene encoding ribosome biogenesis GTPase Der → MSNIVAIVGRPNVGKSTLYNRLTESRKAIVDDFSGVTRDRHYGLAEWLNHNFTVIDTGGYVANSDDVFETAIREQVDIAIEEASVILFVVDVTTGITDLDDEIANRLRKSKKPVFVVVNKLDNNNQVADAMVFYSFGLGEIYSISSMTGSGTGELLDEVVKHFEDEVLEENTRPKYAIVGRPNVGKSSIINALIGKDRNIVTPIAGTTRDSIHIHYNQYGHDFMLIDTAGMRKKTKVKENIEFYSVMRTIKALEEADVIILMIDAVEGFESQDINIFHLAEKNKKGIVIVVNKWDLIEKNSKTIKVFEEQIRDKIAPFTDVPIVFTSVTEKQRVLKVIDVANQVYQNRARKIPTSKLNEVMLPIIENYPPPSIKGKYVKIKYITQIAGTSPMFAFFCNLPQYVKEPYYRFIENKLRENFDFSGAPVQVWFRQK, encoded by the coding sequence ATGAGTAACATAGTAGCCATTGTGGGCAGGCCCAACGTAGGCAAATCAACATTATATAACCGTTTAACCGAAAGTCGTAAGGCTATTGTTGATGACTTTAGCGGTGTCACGCGCGACAGGCATTACGGCCTGGCCGAATGGCTTAACCACAACTTTACCGTTATTGATACCGGCGGCTATGTAGCTAATTCCGACGATGTTTTTGAAACCGCCATTCGCGAGCAGGTTGATATTGCCATTGAAGAAGCTTCGGTAATCCTTTTTGTTGTCGATGTTACTACCGGCATCACCGATCTGGACGATGAGATTGCCAACCGCCTGCGCAAAAGCAAAAAGCCTGTTTTCGTTGTGGTAAACAAACTGGACAACAACAACCAGGTTGCCGATGCTATGGTATTTTATAGTTTTGGCCTTGGCGAAATTTACAGCATATCGTCAATGACTGGCTCGGGTACAGGTGAATTGCTTGACGAAGTGGTAAAACACTTTGAAGACGAAGTACTGGAAGAAAACACCCGCCCTAAATATGCAATTGTCGGTCGCCCTAACGTGGGTAAATCATCTATCATTAACGCACTTATCGGTAAAGACCGTAACATTGTTACCCCTATTGCCGGTACCACCCGCGACTCTATCCATATCCATTATAACCAGTATGGTCATGATTTTATGCTGATAGATACCGCCGGGATGCGTAAAAAAACCAAGGTTAAAGAAAACATTGAATTTTACTCGGTAATGCGTACCATCAAAGCGCTGGAAGAAGCTGATGTAATTATCCTGATGATTGATGCGGTTGAAGGCTTTGAATCGCAGGACATCAATATCTTTCACCTGGCCGAAAAGAACAAAAAAGGCATAGTGATTGTGGTGAATAAATGGGACTTGATCGAAAAAAACAGCAAAACCATCAAGGTGTTTGAAGAGCAGATCCGCGATAAAATAGCCCCTTTTACCGATGTGCCTATCGTATTTACCTCAGTTACCGAAAAGCAAAGGGTATTGAAAGTGATTGATGTAGCCAACCAGGTTTACCAGAACCGCGCCCGCAAGATCCCTACTTCAAAACTGAACGAGGTAATGCTGCCTATTATCGAAAACTACCCGCCGCCATCCATAAAAGGTAAATACGTTAAAATAAAATACATTACTCAAATTGCCGGCACTTCGCCAATGTTCGCGTTTTTCTGCAATTTGCCGCAATACGTAAAGGAGCCTTACTACCGGTTTATCGAAAATAAGCTCCGCGAAAATTTTGATTTTTCGGGCGCCCCGGTGCAGGTTTGGTTCAGACAGAAGTAG
- the era gene encoding GTPase Era: MAHQAGFVSIIGKPNAGKSTLMNALVGEKMSIITPKAQTTRHRILGIVNDENYQIVFSDTPGVIKPHYALHESMMHQVDGSIVDADLILLVTDIYEEYDEADVLKKLERSSAPLAVLINKIDQSDEETVKKKVEFWREKLNPKAIFAISALHGHNIKAIMDFVIENLPEHAAYYEKDALTDRNDRFFASEMIREQVFKQYKKEIPYSTEVIVTAFIEGEKLYRISAEIIVERESQKNIIIGKGGEMLKITGTYARRAMEDFFQQKVFLEMFVKVIPDWRTKKNYLKQFGYEG, translated from the coding sequence ATGGCTCATCAGGCAGGTTTTGTAAGTATAATAGGTAAACCCAACGCAGGGAAATCAACCCTTATGAACGCGCTGGTGGGCGAAAAAATGTCCATCATCACCCCAAAAGCGCAAACTACCCGTCACCGTATTTTGGGCATTGTGAACGATGAAAACTACCAGATCGTGTTTTCGGACACGCCTGGTGTTATTAAGCCCCACTACGCCCTGCACGAAAGCATGATGCACCAGGTTGACGGCTCTATTGTTGATGCCGACCTTATTTTGCTGGTTACCGACATTTATGAGGAATATGACGAAGCAGACGTTCTTAAAAAATTGGAACGTTCATCAGCGCCCCTTGCTGTACTCATCAACAAAATTGACCAAAGCGATGAGGAAACCGTAAAAAAGAAAGTTGAATTTTGGAGGGAGAAATTAAACCCGAAAGCCATTTTCGCGATATCGGCATTGCACGGACATAACATCAAGGCCATTATGGATTTCGTGATCGAAAACCTGCCCGAACATGCAGCTTATTACGAAAAAGATGCACTGACTGACCGTAACGATCGCTTCTTCGCTTCAGAAATGATCCGCGAACAGGTGTTTAAACAATACAAAAAAGAAATTCCGTATAGCACCGAGGTTATTGTAACCGCCTTTATTGAGGGTGAAAAGCTTTACCGTATCAGTGCAGAAATTATTGTTGAACGCGAATCGCAAAAGAACATTATCATAGGTAAAGGCGGCGAAATGTTAAAAATTACCGGCACCTATGCCCGCCGCGCCATGGAAGACTTTTTTCAACAAAAAGTTTTCCTGGAAATGTTTGTAAAAGTGATCCCCGACTGGCGCACCAAAAAGAATTATCTTAAACAATTCGGATACGAGGGTTAA
- a CDS encoding VOC family protein, translating to MKKTIFILLLIIASFGSGFAFKASLSGGQAHQPAELKRVTGIGGIFFKCKEPAKVRAWYKEHLGLQTNQYGAVFEWRQGADTLRKGFTQWSPFNEKTKYFDPSGKDFMINYRVDNLTALVAQLKKEGVTIVDTVETVDYGKFVHIMDLEGNKIELWEPNDIAYEKLGVKMGAQTTK from the coding sequence ATGAAAAAAACGATCTTTATCTTGCTGCTCATTATCGCCTCGTTTGGCTCCGGATTCGCCTTCAAAGCTTCCCTTTCCGGAGGACAAGCCCATCAACCGGCTGAATTAAAAAGGGTAACCGGCATTGGCGGCATCTTTTTTAAATGTAAGGAACCGGCTAAGGTAAGGGCGTGGTACAAAGAACACCTTGGTTTGCAGACAAACCAATACGGCGCTGTGTTTGAATGGCGACAAGGTGCCGATACCCTCAGGAAAGGTTTTACCCAATGGAGTCCCTTTAACGAGAAAACCAAATACTTTGACCCTTCCGGAAAGGACTTTATGATTAATTACAGGGTGGATAATTTAACCGCGCTTGTAGCACAACTTAAAAAGGAAGGTGTTACGATTGTAGATACGGTAGAAACCGTTGACTATGGCAAGTTTGTGCATATCATGGATCTTGAAGGAAATAAAATAGAACTTTGGGAACCCAACGATATCGCGTATGAAAAATTAGGTGTAAAAATGGGCGCACAGACCACTAAATAG